In the genome of Oncorhynchus nerka isolate Pitt River linkage group LG4, Oner_Uvic_2.0, whole genome shotgun sequence, the window tgattggagtccacctgtggtaaattcaattgattggacatgatttggaaaggcaaacacttgtctatataaggtcccagagttgacagtgcatgtcagagcaaaaaccaagccatgtgggtgaaggaattgtccgtagagctctgagaggattgtgtcgaggcacagatctggggaagggtaccaaaacatttctgcattattgaaggtcccaagaacacagtggcctccatcattcttaaatggaagaagtttggaaccaccaagactcttcctagagctggccacccggccaaactgatcaATCGGGGAGGAGAAGGGccgtggtcactctgacaaagctccagagttcctctgtggagatgggaggaccttccagaaggacaaccatctctgcatcaatccaatcaggcctttatggtagattggccagacggaagtcattcctcagtgaaaggcacatgacagcctgcttggaatttgccaaaaggcatctaaagactttcagaccatgagaaacaagattatctggtctgatgaaaccaagattgaactctttggcctaaaggccaagcgtcacgtctggaggaaacctggcacatccctacggtgaagaatggtggtgacagcatcatgctgtggggtgtttttcaatggcagggactgggagactagtcaagatcgagagaaagatgaacggagcaacttacagagagatccttgataaaaacctgctccagagcgctcaggacgtcAGACTGgggcaacaggacaacgaccctaagcacacagccaagacaacccaggagtggcttcgggacaagtctctgaatgtccatgagtggcccagccagaggccggacTGCAAGCTGACACTAGTGGCCagttgtatggtgtttcctctgacacattggtacggctggattctgggttaagcaagcagtgcggcttggcagggttgtatTTTGGAGGactcatggctctcgaccttcgcctctccccagTCTGTACGGGAGTGGCAGTGATGGGCCAAGACTACCAATTGggtaaaagtaaataaataaaaagatatAATAAAAAattgttacagagtttaatgactgttataggatctacattgtagttactccacaatactaactgaATTGACTGcgcgaaaagaaggaagcctgtacagaatacaaatattccaaaacctgCATCCTGTTTGTAATAAGGCCCTAAAGTacaactgcaaaaaatgtggcaaagaaattaactttatgtcctgaataaaaagtgttgtgtttggggcaaatcaaacacatcactaagtaccactcttcatattttcaagcatggtggtggctgcatcctgtcattggcaaggactagagttttttaggataaaaagaaactgaATAGaacaagcacaggcaaaatcctagaggaaaacctggttcagtcttctttccaacagacactgggagacgaattcacctttcagcaggacaataacgtaaaacacaaggccaaatatacaatgGAGTTGCTTACTAAGACAACATTTTAATGTTGAGTGGCCTAGTTAAAGTTTTCACTTAagtaatgtgcaaatattgtataatccaggtgtgtaaagcactttctttttttctttatttacctttatttaactaggcaagtcagttaagacattcttatttacacttagggacttacccagaaagactcacagctgtaatcgctgtcataggtgattctaacatgtattgactcaggggtgtgaatacttatgttaatgagatatttctgtatttcgttTTCAagaaatttgctaacatttctaaaaacatgttttcactttgtcattatggggtattgtgcgtagatggGTGAGAAGTTTAGTTTTATTGAACCCATTGTGAATTCTgcctgtaacacaacacattttgcaataagtcaaggtgtatgaatagtttctgaaggcaacAAAGCAAAATGTTATCAGGAAAACTGGAACTAGAAAGTGAGCTGCTGGGGTCCTTTCTGTTCAGTTTCACAACAAGCTTATTGCTGTAATGTATTTCCGAGAAGACCTTCTCTTTCTCAGTGCAGTCAGTTCCACATATTCCATCTAGCCATCTGACATGCACTTATGTAACTGAGGTGAGATCACAGAGCACAGGGCAGGCCTGAGTATTGTGGCAGGTCATGGCTGAGCAGAGCTTTATTTGTGGACAGCGGCGACCCCTGCTCGTAAAATATACACTGGCTTCTCTTCTGAACTCAGACAGAGCCACATACTGTATGCTCATGTCAGCTCTTGATTCCCCAGACCGTGGAACAGAagacatattctctctctctccctgcccctccctcatcctctcatCAGTATGCTCCAAGGAGCTACGTCTGAGATCACACCATCTTGGGTCTCAGGCTCTGGAGTGGACAGTCTTGCTGTCAGTAAAACATTGATCAGGAAAACATGTCACATGTACTGTACGGTCCTCTTATGGTCCTTGACCACACTAATATCCCTAAGTGCACCTACTCTACCAGGTCATAAGGCTGTCATAACTGAGAAATTACCCCACTGCTCCCACAGCAACCATAGAAGTCTTTATGTAGAGAAGATGTTTTCACTTTCCTCTCATCTGGTGTTTTTTGTCTATAAGAGCTGTGGTCACCTTCCTCTCATCGGGTGTTTTTTGTCTATAAGAGCTGTGGTCACCTTCCTCTCATCTGATGCTTTTTGTCTATAAGAGCTGTGGTCACCTTCCTCTCATCAGGTGCTTTTTGTCTATAAGAGCTGTGGTCACCTTCCTCTCATCAGGTGCTTTTTGTCTATAAGAGCTGTGGTCACCTTCCTCTCATCTGGTGTTTTTTGTTTATAAGAGCTGTGGTCACCTTCCTCTCATCTGGTGTTTTTTGTCTATAAGAGCTGTGGTCACCTTCCTCTCATCTGGTGTTTTTTGTTTATAAGAGCTGTGGTCACCTTCCTCTCATCTGGTGTTTTTTGTCTATAAGAGCTGTGGTCACCTTCCTCTCATCAGGTGTTTTTTGTCTATAAGAGCTGTGGTCACCTTCCTCTCATCAGGTGCTTTTTGTCTATAAGAGCTGTGGTCACTTTCCTGCTGCAATATTTTTATTCATTAGATAATGGACAGATGTATTGATTAATCCCCTTCGGACTAGCTCATTAGGACAGGCTGTTTGGGCTCTggtgtagaggtcgaccgattatgatttttcaacgccgataccgattattggaggacaaaaaacggatgccgattaatcggccgattacattttttttcttttgtttgttgagttgagttgagttgaagtatttttttacagggacagtgcacattaatcaacgtttcagtaaaagtgccggttttagccagccggctaattttcaaccgcagtccctgggcaggttattaaaaacaattacaatatagacaatagcaacatagaacaagcaagacatagcaacataggacaagcaagacatagcatacagacagagcaacataggacaagcaagacgtagcatacagacagaacaaaaagcagcaatacaaaattcataaaagcaacaaagtgtttccacacctcacaagctacagacaacagacaacatggaaagcggcaacacacagctagggaccatgttcacaaatctgattgacctttagccatgtcttcaagcattttgtgaaagtgtgatatgtggtgcagttatgtgtgtctgatggcagtgtattccagacatgggaagctctcacagagaatgcagatttactaaaggtgcttttccttaggggaactatacagtcacctctcatggcagaccttgtggatctgctgccatatgtctgggttttctgtttaacaaaaatattgagtggagggggagccaggccattaaggatcttgaatacaagacatgcgtcggtgtattgcacaatattttcccaactcaagagctcatgctttctaaggatgtgacaatgatgatggttattgggcttcctatcaagcactttaagagcctgtttgtagacagaatgaataggttttaatgttgtacagcaagcttgggcccaactagtcaagcagtatgttaagtgggggagtatcatagtttcgaagtacagttttgctacctctgtagtcaaacaatttcgtataaatcggaaattagctaggttgaatttggttatttgaatgacctttttcacatgctttttaaaagagaggttggaatcaagtatgatgccaaggtacttaaaatcggataccacctggagcttctcccctgacacatagacatctggctcagtagcatctgttgccctctttgtgaagaacatgcaaacagtttttttcacattgagatgcaaacacgagtcactgagccactttgtaacctggaccattacagtagtgagttcttgtgcagcttgttgtttgctctttgcatgcacatatatcattgtatcatctgcatacatttgaacttcagacccagtacagacagaaggcagatcattaatgtacaggctgaacaggagggaccccagtattgacccttggggcacgcccacatcatagctacgagtgggcgacagctcattgctcactctgacacactgagttctgccttcaaggtatgatttcatccatctcaaggcatcaggggaaaagttgaacttggacgttttgtgatgagaatctcatggttaacagtatcaaaagccttccttaggtccagaaacacagcctcaacagcaccccctttgtccatcttggacttcacattttccagaagaaagcagttggccgtttctgtaatgatgacaattacaacaatactgaatgaacacttattttaacttaatataatacatcaacaaaatcaatttagcctcaaataaataatgaaacttgttcaatttggtttaaataatgcaaaaacaaagtgttggagaagaaagtaaaagtgcaatatgtgccatgtaagaaagctaacctttaagttccttgctcagaacatgagaacatatgaaagctggtggttccttttaacatgagtcttcaatattcccagataagaagttttaggttgtagttattataggaattataggactatttctctctataccatttgtatttcatatacctttgactattggaatatcttataggcactttagtattgccagtgtaacagtatagcttccgtccctctccttgctcctacctgggctcgaaccagggacacatcgacaacagccaccctcgaagcagcgttacccatgcagagcaaggggaacaactactccaagtctcagagctaGTGTcttttgaaatgctattagcgcgcaccctgctaactagctagccatttcacatcacatcgttacaccagccttatctcgggagttgataggcttgaagtcataaacagcagagctgctggcaaaacgcacgaaagtgctgtttgaatgaatgcttatgagcctgctggtgcctaccattgctcagtcagactgctctatcaaatcatagacttaattataacataataacacacagaaataagagcctttggtcattaatatggtcgaatccggaaactatcatctcgaaaacaagacgtttattctttcagtgaaatacggaaccgttctgtattttatctaacgggtggcatccatcagtctaaatatccctgttacattgcacaaccttcaatgttatgtcataattacgtaaaattctgtcaaattagttcgcaacgagccaggcggtcCAAACCGTTGCATATactctgactctgcgtgcaatgaacgcaagagaagtgacacaatttcacctggttaatattgcctgctatcctgaatttcttttagctaaatatgcaggtttaaaaatatgtacttctgtgtgttgattttaagaaaggcattggtgtttatggttaggtacacgttggagcaacgacagtcctttttcaagAATGCGCACTGCATctattatatgcaatgcaggacacgctagataaactagtaatatcatcaaccatgtgtagttataactagtgattatgattgtttatgttaaatgctagctagcttaccttggcttcttactgcatttgcgtaacaggcgggctcctcgtgaggcaggggttagagcgctggactagttaactgtaaagttgcaagattgaatccctgagctgacaaggtaaaaatctgtcgttctgcccctgaacaaggcagttaacccaccgttcctaggccgtcattgaaaataagaatgtgttcttaaccgacttgccttgttaaataaagatgatataaaggtgtaaaaaaaaaaaatcggcaAAATCGGCGTCCAGaattaccgatttccgattgttatgaaaacttgaaatcggccattccgattaaacgGTCAACCTCTACTCTGGTGCTTGACTCAGTCATTTTCAACCTCAAACAGACCCAAAGAGTTCTCATAATAATGTATTTGCAGCCAGCGTCCTGTCTTTTTTTGTGTCTTTCACCCAGTTCGTTCCAGTCTGAGAGACTATTAAAGTCTTTCTTCTGAAGCTCTATAAACCGTAACATCCGCCTCTGCTGCACCACTGTTCACAGGCCTCTGAATACGTTCTGTTCTGAATACGCCGGCTGCCGCCATGCACTGCTACACAATTTTCAATGCACTAGGATCCCGGAGACTGTATTACAATATTTCAATGCCTTTTGTAGAGGAACTCAGGAGCCACAAAGGCATGTAGTTCATTGAGGGGGAACGGTTGTTGAGCAGCGGAAGATCACACTGAGGCATTGTGGGATTCAGGGACAAATGACAAATAAAGTGTGAAGTCTGCAATCCTTTCCCTTAGTGATGCGACCTGCAACAAAAGTTGTAAAAAAGGAATGAAATTGGGGCACTGTATTGATTGCATTGCAGGCTACTATGATTTCAGTACTGCCAAAGGCATATTGTTTATGAACCTACTGGGATGGATAATAGGACTCTAATCTAGGCATTCAAACTTGGAGAACAGACGTGCATGCTGTGTATGTTTGTGTCGTAGGCAGGGGCATCGTCCATGTGGGCATCATGCTGCGGGCTGCTGAACGAGGTGATAGGCACAGGGACGGTGCGCGGGCAGCAGCCAGGGTTCGGGGCCGGGGCGGGGCCCTTCCGCTTTGCCCCCAGCGCCGGGTACTCCACCTACCCCCCCACCAGCGCAGGGAGTGTAGGTCAGCTCTGCAAGGCCTGTGGGCTGGCCTTCTCTGTCTTCAGGCGCAAGGTAAGTGGTGAGGGGGATGATGTTTTTAGTgtgtatgatgatgatgatgttgtttaTGATGAGAACACTGATGAGGACAGTGtgtaagaagaggaggaggaggaggaagaatgcGCCCcttaaaaataaacaaataaaactaACTTCCATATGAAGTACTCAATCATAATGGCCACACCAGGGCACCAGCTTAGACTGCAGACAGGTAAATGGCAGAGTGTCTCTAGGCGTTGTCTGACAGTGTGGCATGCTGGGACAGCGATGGAAGCCCCTGGAGCGTTCTCTGAGCTTCCAGGCTTAGACTGCTCTATCAGCCCGCTCACACCTGTTGCTATGCGAATGGCAGATTCAGTCCCGGGTTATATTATaaccacacgtgtgtgtgtgtgtgtgtgtggctcagcTTGATATTTGTGTCATGAAAGCAGAGGTTCAGGGGGATTAACACTGATGATTGAAGAATAGATCTGTCAGAGTGGTCCGCAGCTCATTTACACACCAATGACATGGAAAAATCTCCATTCAAACTGGCTGTCTGTCAGTCGATTCATCTGAATTGCCTCAGTAAACCGAGATAAGCTTGTGAATGTCAGGAATATCTGGGCAATTTGCCATATAGTATTATTTAGATTTTATGTGCCAAGAAATGAGATAAAGTCCTCCTCTGTCCTAGAACATGGTGATGTCAtagggaatcaaatcaaatgtatttagctgatcagctgatatctcaaagtgctgtacagaaacccagcctaaaaccccaaacagcaagcaatgcagatgtagaagcacggtggctaggaaaaactccctacaacggccagaacctaggaagaaacctagagagtaaccatgctatgaggggtggccagtcctcttctggctgtgccgatcattcagagtatctctaccgcttctgctgtctctagagagttgaaaacagcaggtctgggacaggtagcaggtctgggacaggtagcacgtccggtgaaactggagcagcagcacggccaggtgtactggagagagagagagagagagagagagagagagagagagagagagatgagtcttcaataaagatttaaaggttgagaccgattctgcgtctctcacatgggtaggcagaccattccataaaaatggagctctataggagaaagccctgcctctagctgtttgcttagaaattctagggacagttaggaggtctgcgtcttgtgaccgtagcgtacgtgtcgGTATGTGCGGCAGGActaaatcggaaagataggtaggagcaagcccatgtaatgctttgtaggttagcagtaaaaccttgaaatcagcccttgccttaacaggaagccagtgtagagagtctagcactggagtaatatgatcaaatgttttggatctagtcaagattctagcagctgtgtttagcactaactgaagtttatttattgctttatccaggtagacggaaagtagagcattgcactagtctaacctagaagtgacaaaagcatggattaatttttctgcatcatttttggacagaatgtttctgatttttgcaatgttatgtagatggaaaaaagctgtccttgaaacagtcttgatatgttcgttcaaagagagatcagggtccagagtaacgccgaggtccttcacagttttatttgagacgactgtacaaccatcaagattaattgtcagattcaacagaagatctctttgtttcttgggacctagaactagcagccatccacttccttatgtctgaaacacaggcttccagcgagggcagttttggggcttcaccatgtttcatcgaaatgtacagctgtgtgtcatccgcatagcagtgaaagttaacattatgtttccgaatgacatccccaagaggtaaaatatatagtgaaaacaatagtggtcccaaaacggaaccttgaggaacaccgacatttacagttgatttgtcagaggacaaaccatccacagagacaaacagatATCTTTCAAACAGATAAGATCCAAACCAGgacagaacttgtccgtgtagaccaatttgggtttccaatatctccaaaagaatgtggtgatcgatggtatcaaagcaGCACTAAGATCTCGGCGCATGAGGAAAGAtgtagagcctcggtctgacaccattaaaaggtcatttaccaccttcacaaatgAGTCCTTGTTTTGGAAAGCTGTTGTTTAGCAAATTTGGCAAATCCCTCTCATTAGCTGTAATTAATATATTTCCAAAAACAGGAAAGTTAAATGACGCCATGAGGCCAAATAATTAATTAAATCTAGTAATTAATTgatcaggaggaatggacatgacTGGCTGATGGGATCGCCTGTCTTCTAAATGTGTGTGgtgactcttcctctctctacttcctctctctactccctctccctactccctctctctactccctctccctactccctctctctactccctctccctactccctctctctactccctctccctacttcctctctctactccctctccctacttcctctctctactccctctccctactccctctccctattccctctctctctctctactccctctctctctccctactccctctcccctactccctctccctattcccctctctctctctactccctctctctctccctactccctctccctactccctctccctattccctctctctctctactccctctctctctccctactccctctccctactccctctctctactccctctctctctctactccctctctctactccctctctctacccctctccctactccctctctctactccctctctctactccctctccctactccctctctctactccctttctctactccctctccctactccctctctctctctactccctctctctctccctactccctccctctccctactccctctctctcccctactccctctctctctcctactccctccctctccctctctctccctactccctctctctctccctactccctccctctctctctactccctctctctctccctactccctccctctccctactccctatctctccctactccctctctctctccctactccctccctctccctactccctccctctccctactccctccctctctctactccctctctctctctactccctctctctctactccctccctctccctactccctccctctccctactccctctctctctttactccctctccctctctctactccctctctctacctactccctctctctactccctctccctctctctactccctccctctctctctactccctctctctctactcactctctctctactccctctctcactctctctactcttcctctctctactccctctctctctctattccctcactccctctctctctattccctcactctctccctctctctattccctctctccctctctattccctcgctctctccctctctctactccctctctctctactccctctctctactcctcgctctctctactctctctccctctctctactccctctctctctctctctattccctctctctactccctctctctactccctctctctctccctctctttctcagcaCATTTGCTCGGACTGTAAGAAGAGTTTCTGTGCCCTGTGCTCGGTGCTGCAGGAGAACCTCCGCTGctgcaccacctgccacctcCTGCGCGGAACGGCCTTCCAGAGACCACAGCTCATGGCGCTGCGCGTTAAAGACCTGCGCCAGTACCTGCTGCTGCGCAACATCCCCACAGACACCTGCAGGGAGAAGGAAGACCTGGTGGACCTGGTGCTCTGCCACCTGGAAGCAGGGGAAAACACCTCCACACAAGGAgctgtagaggaggaggaggacacagacagcctgcactccctcccccactccctccacgCCTCGCCCCCCTCAGCCACACGACGCTCCGCCTCGGAGCAGTCGGTGCTCTCTGCCTCCCAGGGAGACGCTCCTCTCAGCCGGAGTGACAGCTCAGGGACCGCTCAGAGCCAGGTGTGAcggcacacaacacacacacactcacacacgcatgcacagtcGCACACGcacgcggacacacacacacacactcacacacgcacgccaacacacacacacacacacacaaaaacttgGTCCCATTCCCTCACGTCTGCCCCCCTCCGTTTCTGCCTTCCCTGCTCTTTTGACATCTGTCCTACTTGTTTCAAAGCTAATTAATGTGAAGCTTGAAGAGCACATGGCACGGATGTGGGAAGCATATTTGTCAGTGTGAAGTCACAGCTAAGCATAACAATCAGCAACGTGCAATCTGTTCTAGATCTCTAGTGCTGGTTTGTAGGGCTATGATTGTCCCCAGTCCTACTGAAAGTAACCCCCTGGGAAAACCATATAGGCTAAACATAGGAGCATAAAAAGCTCCCAAGCAGTCTAGTAATTGCAGTGTAGTATTGCAGTCAGGCCCTGTTCTTTGCAGCCAGAAAGAAAAAAACAGTTTGATACAGtctggtgctgtgtgtgtttgacatGAATGAGGTGCCTCACTCACACAGGGAAAAGCCCAGCGCCACTGCAGTGAGCTGACGTCCACTTGACTGACTGCTGGAAACAGCTGCGTTTACAGTGTCACCCTGGGAGCTGGAGCCAGTCAGCAACAGTCAAGGCTTAAACCCTTTGCCTGTTAAGCTGAATCGGTTATGTCACGCTCAGTCGCACACAGGCTGGCTTCTGATTCCTCTCAACCGCACAGCTGTAactgagaagacagagagaaagag includes:
- the LOC115124649 gene encoding E3 ubiquitin-protein ligase RNF34-like isoform X2; protein product: MYKAGASSMWASCCGLLNEVIGTGTVRGQQPGFGAGAGPFRFAPSAGYSTYPPTSAGSVGQLCKACGLAFSVFRRKHICSDCKKSFCALCSVLQENLRCCTTCHLLRGTAFQRPQLMALRVKDLRQYLLLRNIPTDTCREKEDLVDLVLCHLEAGENTSTQGAVEEEEDTDSLHSLPHSLHASPPSATRRSASEQSVLSASQGDAPLSRSDSSGTAQSQPHGEAPTIPLLHLEPAREPIIEVSPVTQRRMRASLSDLDNEGDIESLSVRQLKEILARNFVNYSGCCEKWELIERVHRLYRENEQNRKSMENVSNINSMTADSMKAQLASDDHLCRICMDAVIDCVLLECGHMVTCTKCGMRMSECPICRQYVVRAVHVFKS
- the LOC115124649 gene encoding E3 ubiquitin-protein ligase RNF34-like isoform X3, translated to MYKAGASSMWASCCGLLNEVIGTGTVRGQQPGFGAGAGPFRFAPSAGYSTYPPTSAGSVGQLCKACGLAFSVFRRKENLRCCTTCHLLRGTAFQRPQLMALRVKDLRQYLLLRNIPTDTCREKEDLVDLVLCHLEAGENTSTQGAVEEEEDTDSLHSLPHSLHASPPSATRRSASEQSVLSASQGDAPLSRSDSSGTAQSQPHGEAPTIPLLHLEPAREPIIEVSPVTQRRMRASLSDLDNEGDIESLSVRQLKEILARNFVNYSGCCEKWELIERVHRLYRENEQNRKSMENVSNINSMTAVVAYPPPICNGAVGDSMKAQLASDDHLCRICMDAVIDCVLLECGHMVTCTKCGMRMSECPICRQYVVRAVHVFKS
- the LOC115124649 gene encoding E3 ubiquitin-protein ligase RNF34-like isoform X1: MYKAGASSMWASCCGLLNEVIGTGTVRGQQPGFGAGAGPFRFAPSAGYSTYPPTSAGSVGQLCKACGLAFSVFRRKHICSDCKKSFCALCSVLQENLRCCTTCHLLRGTAFQRPQLMALRVKDLRQYLLLRNIPTDTCREKEDLVDLVLCHLEAGENTSTQGAVEEEEDTDSLHSLPHSLHASPPSATRRSASEQSVLSASQGDAPLSRSDSSGTAQSQPHGEAPTIPLLHLEPAREPIIEVSPVTQRRMRASLSDLDNEGDIESLSVRQLKEILARNFVNYSGCCEKWELIERVHRLYRENEQNRKSMENVSNINSMTAVVAYPPPICNGAVGDSMKAQLASDDHLCRICMDAVIDCVLLECGHMVTCTKCGMRMSECPICRQYVVRAVHVFKS